AAACGAGTGTGAATTAATCTCAGTTTAAATCCACCCCATCTAACTTGATATTTATATAAAAGTAACTTTTTACGAGGGTTAGTTTGGGTGGATTTTAACAGAGAGTAAAAAAATCATCATCAAGATTTTTACAAATAATTAATTTGGGATTCGACAGGATTTTATTTTTCTCTGGAACCCCCCAAAAAGCACCGCCTTCTTTATTCATAGCTATTTGTTTTGAAGTAATTAAATCTAAATATTTTTTCCTTTCTGGAAGAACTAAATCATCTTTATTTAATTCTTTTTCGAATATAACTGATGATATGTTTTTCCCATTAGATTGTATTCTCTTTTCTTTTTTACTTTTTGTTAAAAACAAAGCATCAACTAAGCATTCTACTCTTTCATTAATAAACCCATCTTTATTAGTTAATTCAAAAGGTAGCTCTTTAAATATTTCCAAAGATGAGAATCTATTAGTTAAGAATAATGCCAATTCAGAAACAACTGCATTATCTTTTTTTAAACAAAATTCGAAAGTGTTTTTTAAAAGCTTAAATATTGCTTTTTGTAATGGATTTAGAATAGCAGATTCAAGTTTATAAACGAATTGATATTCATAATTTAAAATTTTTATTTCGGTATGTGTATCAATAAACCAACTGAAATATAGAGTTAGTAAGATTTTATTAAGTTCTCTTTTTGACTTTCTACTTGTAAGGTAAATAGTTTCAGGTAATGATTTAATATACTCATAATTTCCAATAACAGGAACTAACAATTTCCCTTCAAAATAAGGAGATGATATTATTTTGGTAACTTCTGGTTTTATCTTAATATCTTTCAAATTCAGATATCTTCCTATTTTGTTATTATAAATATTCGAGTTATATCTATCTATACCTTTACCTTGAATGATTTCATAAGAAAATTGCTCGTGATTCTGGATGAATTGATTGCTATATCCTTCTAAAATTTGTTCTAATTTTCCTTTTTCAATTTTATCACTTAAAGTGTCTTTATTGGTATCTAGCGTCTTTAATTCAGTAGAAATATCAGAGTAGCTATCTAATGCTTCTTTTAATAAAACAGGAGACTTATATCTCTTACTACGTTGTTTTTCTAAATATGAATATTGCATTAAATATCTTAATACAAGTTGTTTGATAATATCATTTTGAGTACCAACATCAGATAAAATACTATTTGTATAATTTTGAGGAATACCTAACATGTAAACAGTTTCAATCAGTGATGTTAATGTGTCAAATTCAGATTTTAATTGAGTGGTGATTTCACCATCATTTCCTTTTTCTGAACTTTTATTAACGACGTCAATATTAATATCTAATTTTTGTCTAAAACGTTTTGAGAACTGTTTAATCTCTTTAGGGTTTGACTCGAATAGAACTAAAGCTCTACCTATCTTTTTATTTTTAATATTAGCACCTGTACTAATTACACTTGTACATATTAAAAAGTTGATATTTTCATCAATAGTCATTTCCTTTACAAGTTGCTTGTATGTTTTCTCTTGCTTATGATGAGAGGTTAAAGCTTTTGATTGATATCCTAATTCTTGAAGCTTAATATTAATTTCTTCGCATTGTTTAGTGCTATTTATAAAAATAGTATTCAAATAATCTTTTGAGAAATCAATAGAGACACTTTCAGCAAAAGAGATAGCTAAATCAACAGCAGACTTTTTTGAGTTAAATATGTTAACTGTAGCTTTTTTTTCATTCTCTTTCTTAACTTTAATTTGAGTTAATTTAAACAATTTGTTAATGTATTCATCAGGTGTTCCTGTCATTAAAACTACTTTAGATTTTGATTGAAGTAATAGTGAAACTTCTGCATCAAAGTAACCTGTATTAATAGAGTCATTTTTTGAAGGATAACAATACCCTAGTGAATGAGCTTCATCTAAAACAATAATATCGTTTTCATTTAAATCATTGATAATATGCTTTAGACTCTGATAAGTGCTACATATAATTTTATCTGTATCAAGTAAAGTTTTTCTTTCAGAACTAGAATTTAAGATTAAATCTATTTTGTAGCCTTTCTCTTTAAGGTCAGTTTCAAATTGAGATTGAATTATTAAAAAAGGAGCACAAAATATCAATCTACCTTTTCTTTTATTATTCTTTAAGTCAATTCCTATTTCTACAAATAAAGACGTTTTACCTGTACCAGGGTTTGAGTCAATTAAAATCGTTTTATTACTATCAATTATATCTAAAACTTTAGCTTTATAATATGAAAGATATTCACCTTTAGTTAATTGTAATTCAATCATATTATTTCTTTTCAGATTGTAATCTTAATCTTTTTAAAATCCCCATTTTATTTTCACCTTGTTGGTTTTTACATATTGTTTCAACAGTTGATTTACTAATAGATAATCCCTCATTAGTTAATTGTTCTGCAATTTTCCTAAGAGGTACATCTTTCTCTTTCAACTCCAAAACTCTTTTTATTATTTCAGGATTATTAGATTTAGTTCCTGAAAGTTTTTTTGCTACAATATTTGAATTTTCAAAAAGTAGAGTATTATTATCAAGCTCTAAAAGCTGACCAGTCTTCTTGTATTTAGATTCTAAAAAATTAGATTTTAAAACCCATAAAGCTGTATGTTTTCCTTTAGGTCTTAACTCTAAAACAGACCTCATTTTTGCTTCAAAAGCTTGTGAACCTATAATGTTATCTTTTGAAGGTTCATTTTTTTGAGTTCTTTTACCTGTATGATGTAGAAAAATTATCAAACACCCATACTTCTTAGCTAGTTTATCATATTGATTTAGGAAAGTTCTAACTTGGGTATTTGCATTGATTTCTTTAGTAAATACATCTGTAAATGCATCAATAACAATTAAATCTACAGGATTGTGTTTTAACTTACTCTCTAATACACTAAGTAATTCAGTAGTATCAAATATAAAATCTAAATTATTTAAATTTTCGATATTAACATTATCATTCTTAGCAATTATACCATCAATCTGTTTTCTTATTGAATAACTAATGGAGTTAGAATCATCCTCTGTACTCACAAAAATTACTTTTTTATGTTTTGGTTTTAATTCATATCCAAGAAATGTTTCATTTTCCAAAACTATAGAAATAGATAACTGTCTTAAAAAAGTAGATTTCCCACTGTCAGAAGTTCCAACCAATGATGCTAACCCTACAAGTTGTAGAAAAGGATCTAATAAACGTGGGATCTTTGTTGTTTTAAAGTTGTATAACTCTAATGCAGAATAGTTTGTTTTATCACTACTGGTAGTAAGTGAGGCGTTAGCCTTTTGTTTTTTGCTTTTTTTAAGCTTTTCAAGTTTCTGATTGTCAATGTCCCCATTTTCATTTAAAATTTTCATCAGTTCTGTCACCTCAATTCCTTCAGGGAAACTTTGCTCTATTTCATTGTGCTTGTTTTTTTCAGACATACAAAATCAATTATAATTATTTTGTGTCCAAAATATATATTTATATATAGGACAGGACACCTATTTTCTTTCAATTACTTTTCCTTTTTTCTGGAATAAAAACTAATTTAACAAAAAATACATCTAAAAACATGGCAAAAGACACACTTTTAGGCATACAACTAAAATATAAAACAGTTAAGATATTAATAATCAATAAATAAAGTATTAAATATAAAATCCCTCTTTCTCCGCAAGTCCGAAGCGAAAGCTTCGGATTTTTTTTTAGGGGATTAAAGAAAAAAAGCTTACAAATTTGTAAGCTTTTTTTATTAATTAGAAACAGTAACGTTTCTTATAACCTTAATACTACTCTTTCCCTAACCCAATTCTCTTCTCTAAAGCTAAGTATCCAAAATAAAATAGTGTTCCTAAAATTACCCCTGAAACATATCCTGTAGTTACGTCTACTGGAAAATGTACACCTAGGTATATCCTACTGTATCCGAAAATCAAAGGAAATAAAATCATTAAGTAAATTAACCTAATGTGCTTTCTCAACAATAGAATTATAAAAGTTGTTATTGTAGTAGATAACGAAGCATGACCAGACCAGAAACTATATCCTCTTGGTTTATATGTAAAGCCTCTCAAATACTCTTTCAAGCCTTCTGTATTACATGGTCTAATTCTTTCTGTAGAATTTTTAATCAAGTTTGTAAATTGATCAGAAAAAGCAACAATAACCGCTATAAATAACACTGTAAATAATCCTTTTTTCCACCCAAACTGTTTAAACACTAAAAACAGCACAAAAGCAAACAAAGGCGTCCAAGTAAATTGATTGGTTATTGTTAACCAAAAACCATCCCATTGCTCACTTCCTAAATTGTTAAGATAAATTAAAAGTTCTTTATCTTTTTGTATAATATTTTCTATCAAAACTACTTTCCTACTTTTAATACTTCTATTTCAAAAATTAAATCTGACTTTGGTGGTATTGGCCCTACTCTACGATCACCGTAACCTAAATAAGAAGGTATAAACAATCGTACTTTATCTCCTTCTTTCATTGTTTTCACTCCTTCTTTCCAGCCTGCTATTAGTGGAAGTTTTTCATCATCAACCGTAAATACAAAAGCCTCTCCTTTATCTAAACTAGAATCAATCTTTCTTCCATCTGCTAAATACAGCGTATAATGTGCAGTTGTTGGTAATGCTGGATTTACTTTTTTTCCATTTCCTTTCTGTAATGACAAAATTTTCAAACCAGAATCAGTTGTAATTGCATCATTAATTCCTTGTTCTTCTTGATACTTTTGTTTTAACTCTTCTAGCTTTTTCTTTCTCTCTTCTTCTTTCTTTTCAACATTTGCTAATTCATTTTCAAAAACTACTGGAGCATCAAATTTAGCCGCCTCTTCTCCTATTCTTAAAATTTCTACATGTTTTATATAATCATTCTTTTGAATAGTATCCACTACTGCTTGCCCTTCTAAAACACGACCAAAAACTGAGTGCCCACCATCTAACCAAGGTGTTGCTTTATGTGTAATAAAAAATTGACTCGAATTCGTAACTGGTCTTGAGTAATTTGCCATGGACAATACCCCTGGTCCATCATGCTTATACAATAAATTACCTTCATCATCCATTGGGAATTCATCGGCAAATGTATAACCTGCATCACCAGCACCTGTTCCTGTTCTATCCCCACCTTGTATCATAAAATCTTTAATAACCCTATGAAACTTCGTTCCATCATAAAACGGTGTTCCTTTTAATGAATCTATCATTTTAGGATGTGTTCCTTCACTCAATGCTACAAAGTTCGCCACTGTCATTGGAACTTTATTATAAAAAAACTTTACTAAAATATCCCCTCGATTCGTTTGGATATCTGCATACAATCCGTTTTCTAAATTAGGATATTTCGCTGATTTGCATGATACAAACACTATCAATACAACAAGTACAATTTTAAATAATTTCATTTATTTCGTTTTATTTTCTCTTATAAACAATTAATTAGGTTAACAACAAGTGCTAACCTAATTAATTATCAACTATTTAAGTTTTATTTATTTTACTTCTAATAACTCTACTTCAAAAACTAAAGCTGAAAAAGGCTTAATATGTTGTCCTCTTTGTTGTGGACCATAAGCTAATTCTTGTGGAATAAAGAACTTATACTTTGCTCCTGGTTTCATCAATTGTAAACCTTCAGTCCATCCTTTAATTACTTGACCTACTCCAAACTCAGCTGGCTGTCCTTTTTCTACTGAGCTATCAAACACAGTTCCGTCAATTAAAGTACCGTGATAATGAACTTTAACTCTAGAGCTAGCCGTAGGAGCATCTCCTTCACCTTCTTTTAAAACAACATATTGTAAACCGCTTTCCGTAGTTTTTACTCCATCTTTTGTTTTATTTTCCGCTAAAAACTCTTCTCCTGCTTTTTTATTATCTCCAAACTCAGCTTCTGCTTTTTTAGCTTGTTCTTCTTGCATTTGCTTCATTTTTTCTTGTTGCTTCTTCTGAAAAAATGCTCTTAAGATATTGTTTATGTCTTTTGATTCTACTAGTAGATTTATAGAGTCCATTCCGTTTTTAAAACCTTGCACGAATAAATCTTGATCCATTTCATCAAAATTCGATTTGATTTTATTAGCCATATCTAAACCTAAAGCGTAACTCACAGAATCTACTTCTGTTGCTAATGAACTTTTTTGTTTAAACTGACCGTTACTACATGAAACAATTGATAAACCTACAACTGTAGCTGCTAAAATGTTAGTTAATTTCATTCTTCTTTTTTTGATTTTATATCGATTAATGTTACTGTACTTTGTATTGGCTGATTTACAGCTATTTTATTTCCATCTCCCGTAACTCCGAAAGCCCTGTATGATGGAATGACAAATGTAATGGTTTCTCCTTTTTTCATCAACTTTATTCCATCTTGTAATGCAGGAATAAAATCTTCTTTATCTACCTTATAACTTCTCTCCCTTTTCTCATAAAGAGCACCTCCATTAAGATCAGCTATATTATATGACAGCATCACTAAATCTTCGGCTTGAGGAGAACTTGAATTTAACGTGTCTTTTGTTATATAAGTATACCAAAAACCATTAGGCGAACTTTTATATACTTTAACGGTATCTTTAGCTACCCATTCTTCCAAACGTTTTTTCTCTAAGGCATTCAACCTCTTATTCTCTTTGAGAACTTCCTTATAAAAATTTGTAGTACCCTGTTGCTTTGGTCTTCTTGCTTCTGGTTCTTTACAGGAAACCACAGCTAAGAAAATTATAAAAACAAAAAATATTCTTCTAAGCCTCATACGAATCTTCTAACTCTTTTTGATATGTAGGTAATAACGACTTAAATCTCTCTATCGTATTTTCCAAGCTATCATCACTTCTCCCTCCTGCTGCATTATCATGTCCTCCTCCATTAAAATAATTACGTGCAAACTGATTTACAGAAAATTTCCCTTTTGAGCGGAAAGATATTTTTACAATTCCTTGTTCTTCATCTTCTATAAAAATAGCTGCAAATACAATTCCTTTCAAAGATAGTGCATAATTTACTACCCCTTCGGTATCTCCTTTTTCGTAATTAAATTTCTTTTTCTCTTCTTCAGTTAGGGTAATAAAAGCTGTTTTATACTCTGGTAAAACTTTCATATTACTCAATGCTTGACCTAATAGCAGTAATCTATTATATGAATTTGCATCATGAACATTGCTGTGAATTCTATCGTTTTCAGCTCCTTTATCTATTAAGTCTGCAATAATTCTATGAGTAGTACTAGTTGTAGATCTAAAACGGAATGAACCTGTATCAGTCATAATCCCTGTATACAAGCAAGTTGCTATATCTTTATCTATCAATTCAACATCGCCCATCATTTCAATAAAATTATATACCATTTGACATGTTGATGACATAGATGTATCGGAATACATATACATAAAGTCGTCCGGTTGTTGATGGTGATCTATCAGAGCAAAATCATTTTCATATTGCTCTAATGTATTTTGCATGTCATTCCCTACTCTATGCAACGCATTAAAATCTAATAAAAAAACTATATCAGACTTTCTTAAAGCTTTGACTGATTGACTATTCTGACGATCAAAACGTTTTACTGTTTTCGATCCAGGAATCCAGTGTAAAAAATCAGGATATTCATTTGGCATTAACACCTGAGTCTTGTGTCCTTTTTTATCTAAATAATGTTTTAGCCCTAATGTTGAACCTATTGCATCTCCATCAGGATTTCTATGCCCAATTATTACAACATTTCTAGGTTCTGACAAGAATTCTTGTAGTTCTGTAAAGTGTTTCAAAATCATAAAGGGCGAATATACAAATTAATGCTATATTAACCTTTTTATGTATTTCTTTTTGTTTCTTCGTTTAAAAATAAAAACTTAATGAAATCTAATAAATTTACCACTTTACTAATCTTTACTCTAGGTGTATCCTTTACCTCTTTTTGTCAAGAAACATTCACTATTGCTTTTGGATCTTGCAATAACCAAAAACTTAACAACCCTTTTTGGGAAGACATTCTATCGCTTCAACCAGATGTATGGGTATGGGGTGGAGATAATATTTATGCCGATACCAATAACATGCGTAAGATGGAACGTATGTATAAAACTCAAAAAAATGTAAAAAGTTATAAAAAGCTAACCACTAAGATTCCTATTCTTGCTACATGGGATGATCATGATTACGGTAAAAATGATGCAGGAGTAGAATTTAAAATGAAGAATGAAAGTCAACAACTATTTTTAGATTTCTTAGATGTTCCAAAAAACTCTCCTAGAAGAAAACAACAAGGTGTTTATCACTCTAAAACTTTTAAAACAAGTAATGGCAACATTAAAGTTATTGTTTTAGACACTCGCTACTTTAGAACTTCACTTACTAAAGGTACTAACGGACAACGTTTTCAACCTAATAAATATAACGAAGGTACTATTTTAGGTAAAACACAATGGAAATGGCTTACAAGCGAATTAACAAACTCTACCGCAATCTTTACTATAGTAGTTAGCAGCATACAAATACTACCTAAAGAACACGGATTTGAAAAATGGGCTAACTTTCCACACGAAGTGGATAAATTGTTCAGTCTAATCAAAAAATCAACAAATACAAATGTCATTCTTCTTTCTGGTGACAGACATATTTCTGAGTTTTCTAAGACTAATATTAACGGATTAAAATATCCAATTATAGATTTCACATCAAGTGGATTAACACATGCATATTCTTCATTTTCTTCAGAAGAAAACAACTTCAGAATAGGAAATGTTGTAAATTCTTTAAGCTATGGAACACTACTTTTAGACTTAAAAACTAAAAAAGCTACCTTTCAAATGCGTGGCAAAAATAAATCTATCTTACAAGAAATCAACCAAATATACCCTTAACTTGCTAATAACATTAAAAAGTGTATTTTTGCGCCGATTTATGCGAAGTTTGCATAAGCAACAACAATTAAGGAATTTATCATATACTGATATTTATTACATTTAATAATGGCAACAAATAGAACTTTTACAATGATTAAACCAGATGCTGTTGAAAACGGACATACTGGTGCAATTTTAGAAAAAA
The nucleotide sequence above comes from Tenacibaculum singaporense. Encoded proteins:
- a CDS encoding DEAD/DEAH box helicase family protein, which encodes MIELQLTKGEYLSYYKAKVLDIIDSNKTILIDSNPGTGKTSLFVEIGIDLKNNKRKGRLIFCAPFLIIQSQFETDLKEKGYKIDLILNSSSERKTLLDTDKIICSTYQSLKHIINDLNENDIIVLDEAHSLGYCYPSKNDSINTGYFDAEVSLLLQSKSKVVLMTGTPDEYINKLFKLTQIKVKKENEKKATVNIFNSKKSAVDLAISFAESVSIDFSKDYLNTIFINSTKQCEEINIKLQELGYQSKALTSHHKQEKTYKQLVKEMTIDENINFLICTSVISTGANIKNKKIGRALVLFESNPKEIKQFSKRFRQKLDINIDVVNKSSEKGNDGEITTQLKSEFDTLTSLIETVYMLGIPQNYTNSILSDVGTQNDIIKQLVLRYLMQYSYLEKQRSKRYKSPVLLKEALDSYSDISTELKTLDTNKDTLSDKIEKGKLEQILEGYSNQFIQNHEQFSYEIIQGKGIDRYNSNIYNNKIGRYLNLKDIKIKPEVTKIISSPYFEGKLLVPVIGNYEYIKSLPETIYLTSRKSKRELNKILLTLYFSWFIDTHTEIKILNYEYQFVYKLESAILNPLQKAIFKLLKNTFEFCLKKDNAVVSELALFLTNRFSSLEIFKELPFELTNKDGFINERVECLVDALFLTKSKKEKRIQSNGKNISSVIFEKELNKDDLVLPERKKYLDLITSKQIAMNKEGGAFWGVPEKNKILSNPKLIICKNLDDDFFTLC
- a CDS encoding AAA family ATPase, yielding MSEKNKHNEIEQSFPEGIEVTELMKILNENGDIDNQKLEKLKKSKKQKANASLTTSSDKTNYSALELYNFKTTKIPRLLDPFLQLVGLASLVGTSDSGKSTFLRQLSISIVLENETFLGYELKPKHKKVIFVSTEDDSNSISYSIRKQIDGIIAKNDNVNIENLNNLDFIFDTTELLSVLESKLKHNPVDLIVIDAFTDVFTKEINANTQVRTFLNQYDKLAKKYGCLIIFLHHTGKRTQKNEPSKDNIIGSQAFEAKMRSVLELRPKGKHTALWVLKSNFLESKYKKTGQLLELDNNTLLFENSNIVAKKLSGTKSNNPEIIKRVLELKEKDVPLRKIAEQLTNEGLSISKSTVETICKNQQGENKMGILKRLRLQSEKK
- a CDS encoding phosphatase PAP2 family protein, translated to MIENIIQKDKELLIYLNNLGSEQWDGFWLTITNQFTWTPLFAFVLFLVFKQFGWKKGLFTVLFIAVIVAFSDQFTNLIKNSTERIRPCNTEGLKEYLRGFTYKPRGYSFWSGHASLSTTITTFIILLLRKHIRLIYLMILFPLIFGYSRIYLGVHFPVDVTTGYVSGVILGTLFYFGYLALEKRIGLGKE
- a CDS encoding peptidylprolyl isomerase, with the translated sequence MKLFKIVLVVLIVFVSCKSAKYPNLENGLYADIQTNRGDILVKFFYNKVPMTVANFVALSEGTHPKMIDSLKGTPFYDGTKFHRVIKDFMIQGGDRTGTGAGDAGYTFADEFPMDDEGNLLYKHDGPGVLSMANYSRPVTNSSQFFITHKATPWLDGGHSVFGRVLEGQAVVDTIQKNDYIKHVEILRIGEEAAKFDAPVVFENELANVEKKEEERKKKLEELKQKYQEEQGINDAITTDSGLKILSLQKGNGKKVNPALPTTAHYTLYLADGRKIDSSLDKGEAFVFTVDDEKLPLIAGWKEGVKTMKEGDKVRLFIPSYLGYGDRRVGPIPPKSDLIFEIEVLKVGK
- a CDS encoding FKBP-type peptidyl-prolyl cis-trans isomerase; the encoded protein is MKLTNILAATVVGLSIVSCSNGQFKQKSSLATEVDSVSYALGLDMANKIKSNFDEMDQDLFVQGFKNGMDSINLLVESKDINNILRAFFQKKQQEKMKQMQEEQAKKAEAEFGDNKKAGEEFLAENKTKDGVKTTESGLQYVVLKEGEGDAPTASSRVKVHYHGTLIDGTVFDSSVEKGQPAEFGVGQVIKGWTEGLQLMKPGAKYKFFIPQELAYGPQQRGQHIKPFSALVFEVELLEVK
- the gldI gene encoding gliding motility-associated peptidyl-prolyl isomerase GldI; the protein is MRLRRIFFVFIIFLAVVSCKEPEARRPKQQGTTNFYKEVLKENKRLNALEKKRLEEWVAKDTVKVYKSSPNGFWYTYITKDTLNSSSPQAEDLVMLSYNIADLNGGALYEKRERSYKVDKEDFIPALQDGIKLMKKGETITFVIPSYRAFGVTGDGNKIAVNQPIQSTVTLIDIKSKKEE
- a CDS encoding DHH family phosphoesterase, which gives rise to MILKHFTELQEFLSEPRNVVIIGHRNPDGDAIGSTLGLKHYLDKKGHKTQVLMPNEYPDFLHWIPGSKTVKRFDRQNSQSVKALRKSDIVFLLDFNALHRVGNDMQNTLEQYENDFALIDHHQQPDDFMYMYSDTSMSSTCQMVYNFIEMMGDVELIDKDIATCLYTGIMTDTGSFRFRSTTSTTHRIIADLIDKGAENDRIHSNVHDANSYNRLLLLGQALSNMKVLPEYKTAFITLTEEEKKKFNYEKGDTEGVVNYALSLKGIVFAAIFIEDEEQGIVKISFRSKGKFSVNQFARNYFNGGGHDNAAGGRSDDSLENTIERFKSLLPTYQKELEDSYEA
- a CDS encoding alkaline phosphatase D family protein, whose amino-acid sequence is MKSNKFTTLLIFTLGVSFTSFCQETFTIAFGSCNNQKLNNPFWEDILSLQPDVWVWGGDNIYADTNNMRKMERMYKTQKNVKSYKKLTTKIPILATWDDHDYGKNDAGVEFKMKNESQQLFLDFLDVPKNSPRRKQQGVYHSKTFKTSNGNIKVIVLDTRYFRTSLTKGTNGQRFQPNKYNEGTILGKTQWKWLTSELTNSTAIFTIVVSSIQILPKEHGFEKWANFPHEVDKLFSLIKKSTNTNVILLSGDRHISEFSKTNINGLKYPIIDFTSSGLTHAYSSFSSEENNFRIGNVVNSLSYGTLLLDLKTKKATFQMRGKNKSILQEINQIYP